A genomic segment from Glycine soja cultivar W05 chromosome 20, ASM419377v2, whole genome shotgun sequence encodes:
- the LOC114403911 gene encoding umecyanin-like isoform X1: MARNVGLNMIGYSTIAMVFIIGVTKATEYMVGDNFGWNVPSYESFYMDWARTKRFHVGDKLIFSWSGEHSLGIRKDDIYYENCSTSLEGGLTYIFNGATINYTIVSTPGPVYFICTVDDHCERGQKFRINVSAAPALSFGILSAFLSSLAVYFCFTVTS, translated from the exons atggCAAGGAACGTGGGTTTAAATATGATAGGATACTCCACCATTGCAATGGTTTTCATAATTGGTGTAACTAAAGCAACAGAATATATGGTTGGTGACAACTTCGGATGGAACGTTCCCTCCTATGAGAGCTTCTATATGGACTGGGCTAGAACCAAGAGATTCCATGTTGGTGACAAACTCA TTTTCAGCTGGAGCGGAGAGCATTCGTTGGGAATTAGGAAAGACGATATTTATTACGAGAATTGCAGCACCAGCTTAGAAGGTGGTCTCACGTACATATTTAATGGTGCAACGATAAATTATACTATTGTTTCTACACCTGGGCCTGTCTATTTCATCTGCACAGTTGACGATCACTGTGAAAGAGGCCAGAAGTTTAGAATCAATGTGTCTGCTGCTCCTGCACTATCGTTTGGAATCTTATCTGCATTTCTCTCTAGCTTGGCTGTGTATTTCTGCTTCACCGTTACCAGTTAG
- the LOC114403911 gene encoding cucumber peeling cupredoxin-like isoform X2: MARNVGLNMIGYSTIAMVFIIGVTKATEYMVGDNFGWNVPSYESFYMDWARTKRFHVGDKLMYMDQFSAGAESIRWELGKTIFITRIAAPA, translated from the exons atggCAAGGAACGTGGGTTTAAATATGATAGGATACTCCACCATTGCAATGGTTTTCATAATTGGTGTAACTAAAGCAACAGAATATATGGTTGGTGACAACTTCGGATGGAACGTTCCCTCCTATGAGAGCTTCTATATGGACTGGGCTAGAACCAAGAGATTCCATGTTGGTGACAAACTCA TGTACATGGATCAGTTTTCAGCTGGAGCGGAGAGCATTCGTTGGGAATTAGGAAAGACGATATTTATTACGAGAATTGCAGCACCAGCTTAG